CAACAAGTAATCCCTGAACGCAGTGTTACAAAAGATCTAGCTGTATCGCCCTTCTAAATATTCGAAATGCTTTCAGATACATAGGTGGCGGTGTTCTCGGTTTAGGCTGCGTACAAGAAGAGATAAGATTTGTGATTTGCCCTGAATTGATGGTGACGATGCTTGTCACAGAAGAACTGGACGACACAGAAGCGTTAATTGTCAGTGGTATAGAGCGATACAGTGCGTACAAAGGTTACAGTAATACTTTCAAATGGGTGGGAGACTTTATCGATGAGACACCCAGGGACAACAGTGGAAGGCGACTAACATCTATCGTCGCCATCGATGCACTTTATTTCAAGCAGTCACAGGCACAATTCAGTATAAGCAACATAACGAGAGAACTTAACAAGGTCCACGCTATTAAATACCATCGAAATAATTGGTTCGCTGAGCACGCAGAGTATGATAATCTTATTTTACGCAGGCCTACGTCGGATTCATTGGTTGCGAAAGCAATAAGAACAATCTCCCAGCTATTGCAACTGGAAACTGGGGGTGTGGAGCTTTCCGTGGAAACCCAAAATTAAAAGTACTATTGCAGCTGATGGCTGCGGCTGTAGCAGGTCGATCCGTGGTTTATTTCACTTTTGGAGACACAAGCCTGCGGGACAATGTCGCTGAGATGTACTCGCACTTTGTGAAGCACGAGACAAACATAGGTATTAAAATGAGAATCATTTCTGACAGACTAGAACTGATTATTGCTTTCCTTTTAGCACATATTTTCTCCTTGTTACTACAATATCAAGAGTTTGCGGCCGAGGACTCGGATTTTTACCGTTTCTTGTGTAACCGCAGCAAGATGAAACCACTGTCGCAGTATTTGAAAGCGCACTTTCAGACGAAGATCCCAACGACAAAGGAAGTTGTGTTTCGGAGGAGTAAAAGCGTTAGTATCGATGACAAACGATCTTTCCGCTCGGACGTTAAGCATCATGATGCGGAAGAGGAGAGGATACAAGGGTGGTTAGCTAATTATAACGAAGGAGTGAGCGAGAAGAGGACAGAGGTCGCAATGGAGGAGAGTATAGAAGTGCAAGCTGTTACGGGGAAGGAGCAAAGTCAAAGGGAAGATAGCGCacagaagaaagaagaagacgtTCAAGATAAGGACAGCGCGCAGAAAAAGAGGAAGCCGTCGCTGTGGAAGATTTTAGAAGACATAGCGCAGACTAAAGCTGTTCACGAGAATCGATTATCTGGCCTTGAATTGTTGGACACGAAGCAAGAGCTTATTTCTCATCAAACCAGCAACGACTGTAATACATTAacgaaagaagaggaagaacatCGATCGGTACTGATATCCCCGGAACTGCGTACTGCGTCTGAACCGGTTCAAATCTCGATTGAAAATTCCGCAGTGCCCCCGAAACGCGAGTCGCCGGTGAAGAAAACGGGACAGAGAAAGATCTCAGACTTCTTTCAGCGAACATCTTGAAAGCTTTAGGATATTTAGAACTCTCTTTGATCAGATACGCTTCAACAGAAGACTCTCCAATCACGCGTAATTTGTACATAGCAGAACACTAGCGGATGAAGAagtaattgtaaataattttgcaaaCATCCTCTTCTCTTTAATTGGAGCCACACCAGCGATCGGATATAACTgcaaatgtaaatgtataaGATAATAAAATACATTCAACGTCCTTTTGAACGTGTTGTGTAATCATTAATAACTTTAAAATCAAAgcgaattatttctgttttattacTACAACTTTATTTCAGATAATACCATTACATCCTTTGAGTACTATAGCGCGCCTCGGCAGTCCATGGTGAACAATTACTAAACGTGAAATAGATATTGAAGTCAAAGGGAAGATTGAAATAAATCAAACAATATCCCAAGTATACCCTAAGTGAGCTGCCGCGGACGGCAGTACCTGGGTCTTTCCTGACCCAAGCATAAAGCCCCTGAATACAATAATGAATAGCGATAAAGTAAACTTCAGTTATCCCCAGTTAAAGTGAACT
The nucleotide sequence above comes from Andrena cerasifolii isolate SP2316 chromosome 2, iyAndCera1_principal, whole genome shotgun sequence. Encoded proteins:
- the LOC143378658 gene encoding poly(ADP-ribose) glycohydrolase isoform X1; the protein is MSEPGLSFDEETLSPDIFNDIENATSNPENSDDSSSMSIDVNEPEPADDIPEWKGVSMDEVHKGFGAFDRRELPPICPSASHIVLVSLPLPAHGTPKPYPTHQVDKWCQGYVRMPHSKHSLYPMDQNGTRRCRNRWEVIQESLLQNFVSTQQLESAILSYNHIYAQRWDFAALHHFFCEVVDEEERTIFFETLMPKMVQLALQLPVLVTGPVPLLKRHTNGTISLSQLQIASLLANAFFCTFPRRNSTNPQSEYGMYPYINFNRLFSAYKEEKWNRCESVMEKMKCIFHYFRRVTSRAPEGVITIQRRYIPKSDCPKWDEQVQKLPPLHITCKGTIETEGAGLLQVDFANKYIGGGVLGLGCVQEEIRFVICPELMVTMLVTEELDDTEALIVSGIERYSAYKGYSNTFKWVGDFIDETPRDNSGRRLTSIVAIDALYFKQSQAQFSISNITRELNKAYVGFIGCESNKNNLPAIATGNWGCGAFRGNPKLKVLLQLMAAAVAGRSVVYFTFGDTSLRDNVAEMYSHFVKHETNIAHIFSLLLQYQEFAAEDSDFYRFLCNRSKMKPLSQYLKAHFQTKIPTTKEVVFRRSKSVSIDDKRSFRSDVKHHDAEEERIQGWLANYNEGVSEKRTEVAMEESIEVQAVTGKEQSQREDSAQKKEEDVQDKDSAQKKRKPSLWKILEDIAQTKAVHENRLSGLELLDTKQELISHQTSNDCNTLTKEEEEHRSVLISPELRTASEPVQISIENSAVPPKRESPVKKTGQRKISDFFQRTS
- the LOC143378658 gene encoding poly(ADP-ribose) glycohydrolase isoform X2, giving the protein MSIDVNEPEPADDIPEWKGVSMDEVHKGFGAFDRRELPPICPSASHIVLVSLPLPAHGTPKPYPTHQVDKWCQGYVRMPHSKHSLYPMDQNGTRRCRNRWEVIQESLLQNFVSTQQLESAILSYNHIYAQRWDFAALHHFFCEVVDEEERTIFFETLMPKMVQLALQLPVLVTGPVPLLKRHTNGTISLSQLQIASLLANAFFCTFPRRNSTNPQSEYGMYPYINFNRLFSAYKEEKWNRCESVMEKMKCIFHYFRRVTSRAPEGVITIQRRYIPKSDCPKWDEQVQKLPPLHITCKGTIETEGAGLLQVDFANKYIGGGVLGLGCVQEEIRFVICPELMVTMLVTEELDDTEALIVSGIERYSAYKGYSNTFKWVGDFIDETPRDNSGRRLTSIVAIDALYFKQSQAQFSISNITRELNKAYVGFIGCESNKNNLPAIATGNWGCGAFRGNPKLKVLLQLMAAAVAGRSVVYFTFGDTSLRDNVAEMYSHFVKHETNIAHIFSLLLQYQEFAAEDSDFYRFLCNRSKMKPLSQYLKAHFQTKIPTTKEVVFRRSKSVSIDDKRSFRSDVKHHDAEEERIQGWLANYNEGVSEKRTEVAMEESIEVQAVTGKEQSQREDSAQKKEEDVQDKDSAQKKRKPSLWKILEDIAQTKAVHENRLSGLELLDTKQELISHQTSNDCNTLTKEEEEHRSVLISPELRTASEPVQISIENSAVPPKRESPVKKTGQRKISDFFQRTS
- the LOC143378658 gene encoding poly(ADP-ribose) glycohydrolase isoform X3; translation: MDEVHKGFGAFDRRELPPICPSASHIVLVSLPLPAHGTPKPYPTHQVDKWCQGYVRMPHSKHSLYPMDQNGTRRCRNRWEVIQESLLQNFVSTQQLESAILSYNHIYAQRWDFAALHHFFCEVVDEEERTIFFETLMPKMVQLALQLPVLVTGPVPLLKRHTNGTISLSQLQIASLLANAFFCTFPRRNSTNPQSEYGMYPYINFNRLFSAYKEEKWNRCESVMEKMKCIFHYFRRVTSRAPEGVITIQRRYIPKSDCPKWDEQVQKLPPLHITCKGTIETEGAGLLQVDFANKYIGGGVLGLGCVQEEIRFVICPELMVTMLVTEELDDTEALIVSGIERYSAYKGYSNTFKWVGDFIDETPRDNSGRRLTSIVAIDALYFKQSQAQFSISNITRELNKAYVGFIGCESNKNNLPAIATGNWGCGAFRGNPKLKVLLQLMAAAVAGRSVVYFTFGDTSLRDNVAEMYSHFVKHETNIAHIFSLLLQYQEFAAEDSDFYRFLCNRSKMKPLSQYLKAHFQTKIPTTKEVVFRRSKSVSIDDKRSFRSDVKHHDAEEERIQGWLANYNEGVSEKRTEVAMEESIEVQAVTGKEQSQREDSAQKKEEDVQDKDSAQKKRKPSLWKILEDIAQTKAVHENRLSGLELLDTKQELISHQTSNDCNTLTKEEEEHRSVLISPELRTASEPVQISIENSAVPPKRESPVKKTGQRKISDFFQRTS